In the Salarias fasciatus chromosome 13, fSalaFa1.1, whole genome shotgun sequence genome, one interval contains:
- the dlg5a gene encoding disks large homolog 5a isoform X4: MEPKHKELLDQCHQNLLESITDADRVIELLIVSGTLSQLDRFELDQNCSSSAEKVDHLLKMLMNKESDHFLDLCVALEKAYPDLYAALFRNNGGGPVDHSTGSTYSVLSTMPSDSESSSSLSSVGSPVNGEASSPPPAINDNRQPGDNLDTILLQLRQVTRERDELRKRLALASPGTTFDDCRPNSKPSHDYERLKSQCMRAMADLQSLQNQHTKTLKRCEEAVKEADFYHMLHSRVLGDQAQLKEEMETLRRDNAQLVREHNHLKQSCEELKRLHGQDQQELADLRLQQQQVMREKGSSEVLNKLYDTAMDKLEGVKKEYDALSKRYSEKVANHNTDLSRLEQAEEENRRLQKQMDALLKQRDSAMHYQQQYSTSMRRFDSVQQELNKSSAQNKELQREMERLQSEVTRYKNLQLKSAKDCEKYKEERDSVFNEYRLIMSERDQVIKELDKLQTELEAAEARLKNTSSERVVASEELEALRQELNSSLVDRDRAICERNELLEKYCHEVKDKAEAQKELSQACKDIETVREERDVARKERTEAIIQRDQLLREYYQARQKQDSATLDMERANKEIEVLRKQYEAMSQELKEATQEAEVAKCRRDWAFQERDKIVAERESIRTLCDNLRRERDRAVSDLADALRNLDDMRKQKNDTLRELKELKEKMDSQLEKEARFCQLMAHSSHDSAIDTDSLEWETEVVEFEKDRDDMDLKALGFDIAEGVNDPYLPGDCGIFVTRVDKGSIADGRLRVNDWLLKINDMDLTNKDRKQVVKAVLNGGGLINMVVRRRKCLGGRLVTPVHINLVGHKDCGIGLESGVFVTAVVQGSPAAREGALTVGDRLIAINGIALDNKSVTECETLLRSCRDSLSLSLMKFFPHSTSGQNIFESLRESSEKTNGRAHLSEIHSRNSRNLKHNSSTQTDIFCPDAASASSGSIPGERRKVRGESDEVYSDIGKPFSTGSLHAMSLRPGSDLGSGRYGPSAFQECCPYTKAPSSLPFDPVSASDCMTVETALEKKHSGGTWPKMMVGGMSVAPDSSSPVTAATQLSIFKSPKQRKSIFDPDTFKRPETPSSKLEYMASNQMAAVASAASHSPQPSKTESLSSSSTPTPTPPTPPTRSDSFKFKHKHQSSSASDCTITSDGKGEAAISTATGESRERGERERDRNGNHYFLDGKVLTSRKSCDEDIGRTRGEEPEVKRPRPKSAPALRRRMTPQTITLPTFQSYSNDEHSPEPRDMLRSSPSRSHRHSVGFFPTVYNGSLPPNSAHRGLSPCPAVTAVMRNPVYTVRSHRVHTSNCPSVASQICHQHTHTSPQHQGRLSLDLSQQKRAGDFSESSSSRSSRASHGTNSLPSSARLGSSNNVQYRTERIKIPSTPRYPRSMLGSDRGSLSHSECSSPSLITPPQSPLNLETSSFASSQSQGSISTLPRISVSPVPIGERRKDRPYLEEPRNVIVHKGAEPLGISIVGGENGGIFVSKVTGGSIAHQAGLEYGDQLLEFNGINLRNATEQQARLIIGQQCDTITIMAQYNPHMYQLGNHSRSSSRLEPVSTQSTPQGSGAATPDNHSAIDTLSEQDEGTLTPSSKQTTPTTSPHNFSRRPSEGSRKAAEPRLVAVRRPGVEVGVTLCGGNLRGVYIESVDEDSPARGPDGLLAGDLILEYNSVNMKNKTAEEVYVEMLKPAETVTLKVQHRPDDFGVIKDVPGDGFYIRALYDRVGEADGDLSFKKDDILYVDESLPKGSFGTWMAWQLDENAQQIQRGQIPSKYMMDQEFYRRHSITEMKEDSSKTLSAAARRSFFRRKQKHKRSSSKDSKEMVALDTISTDSIPFLDDCVSLAYQRVQKVECTSPRPVLILGPLTDPVKEMLVKESPGKFCRCVLEVMKASQQAIERGVKDCLFIDYKRRSGHFDVTTVASIKEITDKGCHCLLDIAPHAIERLHCVHIYPIVVFVRYKNAKQIKEQKDPVYLRDKVSQKHSKEQFESAQKIEQEYSKFFTGIVQGGTLPYICTQIMTIVDQEQSKVLWTPLGCP; the protein is encoded by the exons GTTCCACATACAGCGTCCTCTCCACGATGCCGTCGGactcagaaagcagcagctccctcaGTAGTGTTG GTTCGCCTGTTAATGGCGAGGCGTCCTCCCCGCCCCCGGCCATCAACGACAACCGGCAGCCGGGTGACAACCTGGACACCATCTTGCTGCAGCTCCGCCAGGTGACCAGGGAGCGCGATGAGCTCCGGAAGCGTCTGGCGTTGGCATCGCCGGGGACCACCTTCGATGACTGCAG gcCAAATTCCAAACCCAGTCATGACTACGAGCGTCTGAAAAGCCAGTGCATGCGAGCCATGGCAGATCTGCAGTCTCTCCAGAACCAGCAcaccaaaacactgaagaggTGCGAGGAGGCTGTGAAGGAGGCCGACTTCTACCA catgctgcaCAGCCGCGTCCTGGGTGACCAGGcgcagctgaaggaggagatggAAACGCTCCGGAGGGACAACGCCCAGCTCGTCCGCGAGCACAACCACCTGAAGCAGAGCTGCGAGGAGCTGAAGCGACTGCAcggtcaggaccagcaggagctgGCAGAcctccggctgcagcagcagcag GTAATGAGAGAAAAGGGTTCCTCAGAGGTGTTGAATAAACTGTACGACACCGCCATGGACAAGCTGGAGGGCGTGAAGAAGGAGTACGACGCCCTGAGCAAGCGCTACAGCGAGAAGGTGGCCAACCATAACACGGACCTGAGCCGCCTGGAGCAGGCCgaggaggagaaccggaggCTGCAGAAGCAGATGGACGCTCTGCTCAAACAGCGAGACTCGGCCATGCACTACCAGCAGCAGTACTCCACCTCCATGAGGAG GTTTGATTCagtgcagcaggagctgaacaAGTCCTCGGCTCAGAacaaggagctgcagagagagatggAGCGGCTGCAGTCGGAGGTGACGCGCTACAAGAACCTGCAGCTGAAGTCGGCCAAGGACTGCGAGAAGTACAAGGAGGAGCGGGACTCCGTGTTCAACGAGTACCGACTGATCATGAGCGAGAGGGACCAGGTCATCAAGGAGCTGGACAAGCTGCAGACCGAGCTGGAGGCAGCGGAGGCCCGGCTGAAAAACACCTCATCGGAGAGGGTGGTGGCCAGCGAagaactggaagctctcagacAG GAGTTGAACTCGTCGCTGGTGGATCGTGACAGGGCCATCTGTGAGAGGaacgagctgctggagaagtaCTGCCACGAGGTGAAGGACAAAGCCGAGGCccagaaggagctgagccaggCCTGCAAGGACATCGAGACGGTCCGCGAGGAGAGGGACGTGGCCCGCAAGGAGCGGACCGAGGCCATCATTCAAAGGGATCAGCTGCTCCGAGAGTACTATCAGGCCAGACAA AAACAAGACTCTGCGACCTTGGACATGGAGCGAGCCAACAAGGAGATCGAGGTGCTGAGGAAGCAGTACGAGGCCATGTCccaggagctgaaggaggccaCGCAGGAGGCCGAGGTGGCCAAGTGCCGACGGGACTGGGCCTTCCAGGAGAGGGACAAGATAGTGGCGGAGCGGGAGAGCATAAG GACTCTGTGTGACAACCTACGGCGAGAAAGGGACCGGGCAGTCAGCGATCTGGCAGACGCCCTGCGCAATTTGGACGACATGAGGAAACAGAAGAATGATACCTTACGAGAGCTCAAAGAACTAAA GGAGAAGATGGACAGTCAGCTGGAGAAGGAGGCCCGTTTCTGTCAGCTCATGGCCCACAGCTCTCACGACTCCGCCATAGACACAGACTCCTTGGAGTGGGAGACGGAGGTGGTGGAGTTTGAAAAAGACAGG GATGACATGGATTTGAAGGCACTTGGGTTTGATATCGCTGAGGGGGTAAACGATCCGTATTTACCAGGAGATTGTGGAATATTTGTTACAAGGGTGGACAAAGGAAGTATCGCAGATGGAAGGTTAAG aGTGAATGATTGGCTGCTGAAGATTAACGACATGGACTTGACCAATAAGGACAGGAAGCAGGTGGTGAAGGCCGTCCTCAACGGGGGAGGGTTGATCAACATGGTGGTACGAAGAAGGAAGTGTCTCGGAGGAAGACTAGTCACTCCTGTTCACATCAACCTGGTGGGACACAAAG ACTGTGGCATCGGGCTGGAAAGCGGCGTCTTTGTCACCGCTGTGGTCCAGGGAAGTCCAGCAGCCAGAGAGGGGGCTCTCACAGTAGGAGACAGACTGATTGCT ATTAATGGAATCGCTCTGGATAACAAGTCTGTGACGGAGTGTGAGACtctgctgaggagctgcagggactCTCTCAGCCTGTCTCTCATGAAG TTCTTCCCCCACAGCACGTCGGGGCAGAACATTTTCGAAAGCCTCCGCGAGTCGTCGGAGAAGACCAACGGGCGCGCCCACCTGTCGGAGATCCACTCCCGGAACAGCCGcaacctcaaacacaacagCTCCACGCAGACGGACATCTTCTGTCCCGACGCCGCCAGCGCGAGCTCCGGCAGCATCCccggggagaggaggaaggtccGGGGCGAGTCCGACGAGGTGTACAGCGACATCGGCAAGCCGTTCTCCACAGGCTCCCTTCACGCCATGAGCCTCAGGCCCGGTTCGGACTTGGGTTCCGGCCGCTACGGGCCCAGCGCTTTCCAAGAGTGCTGTCCTTACACAAAAGCACCCTCCTCCTTACCGTTCGACCCCGTTTCTGCCTCGGACTGCATGACAGTGGAGACGGCTCTGGAGAAGAAGCACAGCGGAGGCACCTGGCCCAAGATGATGGTGGGGGGGATGTCTGTGGCgccagacagcagcagtccGGTCACGGCAGCCACCCAGCTCTCCATTTTCAAATCGCCCAAACAGAGGAAATCCATCTTTGACCCGGACACTTTCAAACGCCCCGAAACGCCGTCGTCCAAGTTGGAGTACATGGCGAGCAATCAGATGGCGGCAGTGGCTTCGGCAGCTTCACACTCCCCCCAGCCTTCAAAGACGGagtccctctcctcctcctccacccccacgcccacccctcccaccccacccacccgcAGCGACTCCTTCaaattcaaacacaaacatcagaGCAGCTCCGCCTCCGACTGCACCATCACCTCCGACGGCAAGGGGGAGGCGGCCATCTCCACGGCGACGGGAGAGAGCCGAGAGAGGGGCGAGCGCGAGCGGGACCGGAACGGAAACCACTACTTCCTGGACGGCAAGGTGCTCACCTCGAGGAAGTCGTGCGACGAGGACATCGGCCGCACCAgaggggaggagccagaggtCAAGAGGCCACGCCCTAAATCTGCCCCCGCCCTCCGACGCAGGATGACCCCGCAGACCATCACTCTTCCCACTTTCCAA AGCTACTCTAATGATGAACATTCACCGGAGCCCAGGGACATGCTGCGATCCTCGCCCAGCCGCTCGCACAGGCACAGCGTCGGCTTCTTCCCCACAGTCTACAACGGCAGCCTACCTCCCA ACTCGGCCCACCGGGGGCTCTCGCCCTGCCCCGCCGTGACGGCCGTGATGAGGAATCCAGTGTACACCGTGCGCAGCCACCGCGTTCATACCAGCAACTGCCCGTCTGTCGCGTCTCAGATATGTCACCAGCACACCCACACCAG CCCACAACACCAGGGTCGTCTGAGCCTGGACCTGAGCCAGCAGAAGCGCGCAGGCGATTTCTCTGAGTCCTCGTCATCACGTAGCAGCAGAGCATCACACGGTACAAACTCACTGCCGTCCAGCGCACGGCTCG GTTCCTCCAATAACGTTCAGTACCGCACCGAGAGGATCAAAATCCCCTCCACACCCCGCTACCCGCGCTCCATGCTGGGATCAGACAGAG GCTCCCTCTCACACTCGGAGTGCAGCAGTCCCAGTCTCATCACACCTCCTCAGTCTCCACTCAATCTGGAGACGTCCTCGTTtgccagcagccaatcacagggcTCCATCTCCACCTTACCTCGGATCTCAGTCAGCCCCGTGCCAATAGGGGAGCGCAGGAAAGACAG ACCATACTTGGAAGAACCTCGCAATGTCATCGTGCACAAAGGTGCGGAGCCTTTGGGCATCTCCATCGTCGGCGGGGAGAACGGAGGAATCTTTGTCTCCAAAGTTACTGGAGGTAGCATCGCCCACCAGGCCGGACTGGAGTACGGAGACCAATTACTGGAG TTTAATGGCATCAACCTGCGGAACGCTACGGAGCAGCAGGCTCGTCTCATCATCGGCCAGCAGTGTGACACCATCACCATCATGGCCCAGTACAACCCACACATGTACCAGCTGGGAAACCACTCTCGCTCCAG CTCTCGTCTGGAGCCGGTCAGCACTCAGTCGACGCCCCAGGGCAGCGGAGCCGCCACCCCTGACAATCACTCCGCCATCGATACGCTCAGCGAGCAGGACGAGGGGACCCTGACCCCGTCCTCCAAGCAGaccacccccaccaccagcCCGCACAACTTCAGCAG AAGGCCGTCTGAGGGCAGCAGGAAGGCGGCGGAGCCCCGGCTGGTGGCGGTGCGCAGGCccggggtggaggtgggagtcACTCTGTGCGGCGGGAACCTGCGGGGCGTCTACATAGAGAGCGTGGACGAGGACAGTCCTGCCCGAGGCCCCGACGGGCTCCTGGCCGGGGACCTCATCCTGGAG TACAACTCGGTGAATATGAAGAACAAGACGGCCGAGGAGGTGTACGTGGAGATGCTGAAGCCTGCAGAGACGGTCACGCTGAAGGTGCAGCATCGTCCCGACGACTTCGGCGTGATCAAAGACGTTCCAGGAGACGGTTTTTATATTCG AGCACTTTACGACCGGGTGGGGGAGGCGGACGGGGACCTCAGTTTTAAGAAGGATGACATCCTGTACGTGGATGAGTCTTTACCAAAGGGCAGCTTCGGGACCTGGATGGCCTGGCAGCTAGACGAGAACGCACAGCAGATCCAGAGGGGGCAGATTCCCAGCAAGTACAT GATGGATCAGGAGTTTTACCGGCGACACAGCATAACAGAAATGAAGGAAGACTCCAGCAAGACTCTGTCCGCAGCCGCCCGCAGATCTttcttcaggaggaagcagaaacacaaacgcaGCAGCTCCAAAGACAGCAAAGAGATGGTGGCTCTGGACACCATCAGCACAGACTCCATCCCTTTCCTGGATG ACTGCGTGAGCTTGGCGTACCAGCGCGTCCAGAAGGTGGAGTGCACCTCCCCTCGGCCGGTGCTCATTCTCGGGCCGCTCACCGACCCGGTCAAAGAGATGCTGGTTAAAGAGTCTCCCGGGAAGTTCTGCAGATGCGTCCTGG AGGTGATGAAGGCGTCCCAGCAGGCCATCGAGCGGGGTGTGAAGGACTGCCTTTTCATCGACTACAAGCGCAGGAGTGGACATTTTGATGTGACCACTGTCGCCTCCATAAAGGAAATCACCGATAAG GGCTGTCACTGTTTGCTCGACATCGCGCCGCACGCCATCGAAAGGCTCCACTGCGTTCACATTTATCCCATCGTTGTCTTCGTGCGCTACAAAAACGCCAAGCAAATCAA GGAACAGAAAGATCCGGTCTATCTGCGGGACAAAGTCTCTCAAAAACATTCCAAGGAGCAGTTTGAAAGTGCACAGAAGATCGAACAAGAGTACAGCAAGTTCTTTACAG GTATTGTCCAGGGCGGCACCCTCCCTTACATTTGCACTCAGATCATGACGATAGTTGATCAAGAACAAAGTAAAGTCCTGTGGACTCCGCTCGGTTGCCCCTAG